In one Silene latifolia isolate original U9 population chromosome 10, ASM4854445v1, whole genome shotgun sequence genomic region, the following are encoded:
- the LOC141606820 gene encoding WAT1-related protein At2g39510-like isoform X1, producing MFRCSLGKSIYVAGKRHGSKNSKVQLLARSHNNFQIGTSLLFILTGAAVSGGMNTHVYITYRQLVAALFTVPLAFILERDVRPKLTARMFAEIFGLSLLWVLALNLFAESLKYASATFVTAMLNSVSAMTFICAVCLRLETVALFNPRGLAKVTGTVVSLVGVMIMAFYKGLTVPNICHPLLHIQRSSAVTQNGLKGFLLTILSCLVLTLFYILQSFSQQWYAARLSLTAWISVVGAAQTAFFAALAVREAGAWKMGWGIKLWTEVYGGVVGSGLIIYAQLFCNKAKGPVFVTMFNPLSTILVAIISFFILGEKLYVGRIIGAVVVILGMYLFLWGIEEKPRSDGNNDEEPIPVSTNIEVPGVVFSTEAVANGANPSDVMVDVPNELVAANPPVPTEVTPPAIDLNIGIPGEGQAHPGLGGFIVEGDPYSMYTNHEGLPVRSDRDTHIQEAILNRIESDFNLARLDGDRVSENGSTNGMVEETNIILDLNLHVEVGDNLNVAVNVQNFSSNFDTSVNIPITSEVCSATKLSCAEIAVSSDAVLG from the exons ATGTTTCGTTGTTCTCTGGGGAAAAGTATTTATGTCGCAGGCAAGCGACATGGCAGTAAAAATTCAAAAGTTCAACTTCTTGCTCGCTCTCACAATAACT TTCAAATAGGTACATCGTTATTGTTCATTCTGACCGGCGCTGCGGTAAGCGGCGGCATGAATACTCACGTTTACATCACGTACAGGCAGCTAGTTGCGGCCTTGTTCACGGTTCCGCTTGCCTTTATTCTTGAAAG GGATGTGAGACCGAAACTCACTGCCAGGATGTTTGCTGAAATATTCGGACTTTCTCTTCTATG GGTATTGGCCCTGAATCTTTTTGCGGAAAGCCTGAAGTATGCGTCTGCTACATTCGTAACGGCCATGCTAAATTCGGTTTCGGCTATGACGTTCATATGTGCTGTATGTCTTAG GTTGGAGACGGTTGCCCTGTTTAATCCCAGAGGGCTAGCAAAGGTTACAGGGACAGTCGTTTCTCTTGTTGGCGTCATGATTATGGCGTTTTACAAGGGATTGACTGTACCAAATATTTGCCATCCGCTGCTCCACATTCAGCGGAGTTCAGCTGTAACACAAAATGGCCTGAAGGGTTTTCTTTTAACAATTCTTAGCTGTCTGGTTCTGACCCTTTTTTACATCCTGCAG AGCTTCAGTCAGCAATGGTATGCTGCCCGGCTGTCACTAACCGCCTGGATAAGTGTGGTTGGTGCAGCTCAGACAGCCTTTTTTGCGGCCCTCGCCGTTCGTGAAGCGGGAGCGTGGAAAATGGGTTGGGGCATCAAATTATGGACGGAAGTATATGGGGGTGTTGTTGGTTCAGGTTTAATCATCTATGCCCAACTGTTTTGCAACAAAGCCAAAGGGCCCGTGTTCGTCACAATGTTCAACCCGCTTTCAACAATCCTCGTAGCTATCATATCGTTCTTCATCCTTGGTGAAAAACTATACGTTGGCAG GATAATAGGGGCAGTGGTGGTCATTTTAGGAATGTACCTCTTCCTTTGGGGTATAGAGGAAAAGCCTAGAAGTGACGGCAACAATGATGAAGAGCCTATTCCTGTTTCCACGAATATTGAGGTTCCTGGGGTTGTATTCTCCACTGAAGCTGTAGCTAATGGTGCTAATCCTTCTGATGTGATGGTGGATGTTCCAAATGAATTGGTTGCTGCTAACCCTCCTGTCCCTACGGAGGTGACTCCCCCTGCTATTGATTTAAATATTGGTATTCCTGGAGAGGGGCAGGCTCACCCTGGGTTGGGAGGCTTCATTGTGGAGGGAGACCCTTACTCCATGTATACCAATCATGAGGGCTTGCCTGTTAGGTCTGATCGTGATACCCATATACAAGAGGCAATCCTTAATAGGATTGAAAGTGACTTTAATCTGGCCAGGTTAGATGGTGATAGGGTTTCTGAGAATGGTTCAACGAATGGGATGGTTGAGGAAACTAACATTATTCTGGACTTGAACTTGCATGTTGAAGTGGGTGATAATCTTAATGTAGCCGTGAATGTTCAGAACTTCTCTTCCAACTTTGATACCTCAGTGAATATTCCTATTACTTCTGAAGTCTGTTCTGCTACCAAACTATCTTGTGCTGAGATTGCCGTTTCTTCTGATGCTGTTCTTGGTTAG
- the LOC141606820 gene encoding WAT1-related protein At2g39510-like isoform X2, whose protein sequence is MSQASDMAVKIQKFNFLLALTITLVAALFTVPLAFILERDVRPKLTARMFAEIFGLSLLWVLALNLFAESLKYASATFVTAMLNSVSAMTFICAVCLRLETVALFNPRGLAKVTGTVVSLVGVMIMAFYKGLTVPNICHPLLHIQRSSAVTQNGLKGFLLTILSCLVLTLFYILQSFSQQWYAARLSLTAWISVVGAAQTAFFAALAVREAGAWKMGWGIKLWTEVYGGVVGSGLIIYAQLFCNKAKGPVFVTMFNPLSTILVAIISFFILGEKLYVGRIIGAVVVILGMYLFLWGIEEKPRSDGNNDEEPIPVSTNIEVPGVVFSTEAVANGANPSDVMVDVPNELVAANPPVPTEVTPPAIDLNIGIPGEGQAHPGLGGFIVEGDPYSMYTNHEGLPVRSDRDTHIQEAILNRIESDFNLARLDGDRVSENGSTNGMVEETNIILDLNLHVEVGDNLNVAVNVQNFSSNFDTSVNIPITSEVCSATKLSCAEIAVSSDAVLG, encoded by the exons ATGTCGCAGGCAAGCGACATGGCAGTAAAAATTCAAAAGTTCAACTTCTTGCTCGCTCTCACAATAACT CTAGTTGCGGCCTTGTTCACGGTTCCGCTTGCCTTTATTCTTGAAAG GGATGTGAGACCGAAACTCACTGCCAGGATGTTTGCTGAAATATTCGGACTTTCTCTTCTATG GGTATTGGCCCTGAATCTTTTTGCGGAAAGCCTGAAGTATGCGTCTGCTACATTCGTAACGGCCATGCTAAATTCGGTTTCGGCTATGACGTTCATATGTGCTGTATGTCTTAG GTTGGAGACGGTTGCCCTGTTTAATCCCAGAGGGCTAGCAAAGGTTACAGGGACAGTCGTTTCTCTTGTTGGCGTCATGATTATGGCGTTTTACAAGGGATTGACTGTACCAAATATTTGCCATCCGCTGCTCCACATTCAGCGGAGTTCAGCTGTAACACAAAATGGCCTGAAGGGTTTTCTTTTAACAATTCTTAGCTGTCTGGTTCTGACCCTTTTTTACATCCTGCAG AGCTTCAGTCAGCAATGGTATGCTGCCCGGCTGTCACTAACCGCCTGGATAAGTGTGGTTGGTGCAGCTCAGACAGCCTTTTTTGCGGCCCTCGCCGTTCGTGAAGCGGGAGCGTGGAAAATGGGTTGGGGCATCAAATTATGGACGGAAGTATATGGGGGTGTTGTTGGTTCAGGTTTAATCATCTATGCCCAACTGTTTTGCAACAAAGCCAAAGGGCCCGTGTTCGTCACAATGTTCAACCCGCTTTCAACAATCCTCGTAGCTATCATATCGTTCTTCATCCTTGGTGAAAAACTATACGTTGGCAG GATAATAGGGGCAGTGGTGGTCATTTTAGGAATGTACCTCTTCCTTTGGGGTATAGAGGAAAAGCCTAGAAGTGACGGCAACAATGATGAAGAGCCTATTCCTGTTTCCACGAATATTGAGGTTCCTGGGGTTGTATTCTCCACTGAAGCTGTAGCTAATGGTGCTAATCCTTCTGATGTGATGGTGGATGTTCCAAATGAATTGGTTGCTGCTAACCCTCCTGTCCCTACGGAGGTGACTCCCCCTGCTATTGATTTAAATATTGGTATTCCTGGAGAGGGGCAGGCTCACCCTGGGTTGGGAGGCTTCATTGTGGAGGGAGACCCTTACTCCATGTATACCAATCATGAGGGCTTGCCTGTTAGGTCTGATCGTGATACCCATATACAAGAGGCAATCCTTAATAGGATTGAAAGTGACTTTAATCTGGCCAGGTTAGATGGTGATAGGGTTTCTGAGAATGGTTCAACGAATGGGATGGTTGAGGAAACTAACATTATTCTGGACTTGAACTTGCATGTTGAAGTGGGTGATAATCTTAATGTAGCCGTGAATGTTCAGAACTTCTCTTCCAACTTTGATACCTCAGTGAATATTCCTATTACTTCTGAAGTCTGTTCTGCTACCAAACTATCTTGTGCTGAGATTGCCGTTTCTTCTGATGCTGTTCTTGGTTAG
- the LOC141606820 gene encoding WAT1-related protein At2g39510-like isoform X3 — MAVKIQKFNFLLALTITLVAALFTVPLAFILERDVRPKLTARMFAEIFGLSLLWVLALNLFAESLKYASATFVTAMLNSVSAMTFICAVCLRLETVALFNPRGLAKVTGTVVSLVGVMIMAFYKGLTVPNICHPLLHIQRSSAVTQNGLKGFLLTILSCLVLTLFYILQSFSQQWYAARLSLTAWISVVGAAQTAFFAALAVREAGAWKMGWGIKLWTEVYGGVVGSGLIIYAQLFCNKAKGPVFVTMFNPLSTILVAIISFFILGEKLYVGRIIGAVVVILGMYLFLWGIEEKPRSDGNNDEEPIPVSTNIEVPGVVFSTEAVANGANPSDVMVDVPNELVAANPPVPTEVTPPAIDLNIGIPGEGQAHPGLGGFIVEGDPYSMYTNHEGLPVRSDRDTHIQEAILNRIESDFNLARLDGDRVSENGSTNGMVEETNIILDLNLHVEVGDNLNVAVNVQNFSSNFDTSVNIPITSEVCSATKLSCAEIAVSSDAVLG; from the exons ATGGCAGTAAAAATTCAAAAGTTCAACTTCTTGCTCGCTCTCACAATAACT CTAGTTGCGGCCTTGTTCACGGTTCCGCTTGCCTTTATTCTTGAAAG GGATGTGAGACCGAAACTCACTGCCAGGATGTTTGCTGAAATATTCGGACTTTCTCTTCTATG GGTATTGGCCCTGAATCTTTTTGCGGAAAGCCTGAAGTATGCGTCTGCTACATTCGTAACGGCCATGCTAAATTCGGTTTCGGCTATGACGTTCATATGTGCTGTATGTCTTAG GTTGGAGACGGTTGCCCTGTTTAATCCCAGAGGGCTAGCAAAGGTTACAGGGACAGTCGTTTCTCTTGTTGGCGTCATGATTATGGCGTTTTACAAGGGATTGACTGTACCAAATATTTGCCATCCGCTGCTCCACATTCAGCGGAGTTCAGCTGTAACACAAAATGGCCTGAAGGGTTTTCTTTTAACAATTCTTAGCTGTCTGGTTCTGACCCTTTTTTACATCCTGCAG AGCTTCAGTCAGCAATGGTATGCTGCCCGGCTGTCACTAACCGCCTGGATAAGTGTGGTTGGTGCAGCTCAGACAGCCTTTTTTGCGGCCCTCGCCGTTCGTGAAGCGGGAGCGTGGAAAATGGGTTGGGGCATCAAATTATGGACGGAAGTATATGGGGGTGTTGTTGGTTCAGGTTTAATCATCTATGCCCAACTGTTTTGCAACAAAGCCAAAGGGCCCGTGTTCGTCACAATGTTCAACCCGCTTTCAACAATCCTCGTAGCTATCATATCGTTCTTCATCCTTGGTGAAAAACTATACGTTGGCAG GATAATAGGGGCAGTGGTGGTCATTTTAGGAATGTACCTCTTCCTTTGGGGTATAGAGGAAAAGCCTAGAAGTGACGGCAACAATGATGAAGAGCCTATTCCTGTTTCCACGAATATTGAGGTTCCTGGGGTTGTATTCTCCACTGAAGCTGTAGCTAATGGTGCTAATCCTTCTGATGTGATGGTGGATGTTCCAAATGAATTGGTTGCTGCTAACCCTCCTGTCCCTACGGAGGTGACTCCCCCTGCTATTGATTTAAATATTGGTATTCCTGGAGAGGGGCAGGCTCACCCTGGGTTGGGAGGCTTCATTGTGGAGGGAGACCCTTACTCCATGTATACCAATCATGAGGGCTTGCCTGTTAGGTCTGATCGTGATACCCATATACAAGAGGCAATCCTTAATAGGATTGAAAGTGACTTTAATCTGGCCAGGTTAGATGGTGATAGGGTTTCTGAGAATGGTTCAACGAATGGGATGGTTGAGGAAACTAACATTATTCTGGACTTGAACTTGCATGTTGAAGTGGGTGATAATCTTAATGTAGCCGTGAATGTTCAGAACTTCTCTTCCAACTTTGATACCTCAGTGAATATTCCTATTACTTCTGAAGTCTGTTCTGCTACCAAACTATCTTGTGCTGAGATTGCCGTTTCTTCTGATGCTGTTCTTGGTTAG
- the LOC141606820 gene encoding WAT1-related protein At2g37450-like isoform X4 has product MFAEIFGLSLLWVLALNLFAESLKYASATFVTAMLNSVSAMTFICAVCLRLETVALFNPRGLAKVTGTVVSLVGVMIMAFYKGLTVPNICHPLLHIQRSSAVTQNGLKGFLLTILSCLVLTLFYILQSFSQQWYAARLSLTAWISVVGAAQTAFFAALAVREAGAWKMGWGIKLWTEVYGGVVGSGLIIYAQLFCNKAKGPVFVTMFNPLSTILVAIISFFILGEKLYVGRIIGAVVVILGMYLFLWGIEEKPRSDGNNDEEPIPVSTNIEVPGVVFSTEAVANGANPSDVMVDVPNELVAANPPVPTEVTPPAIDLNIGIPGEGQAHPGLGGFIVEGDPYSMYTNHEGLPVRSDRDTHIQEAILNRIESDFNLARLDGDRVSENGSTNGMVEETNIILDLNLHVEVGDNLNVAVNVQNFSSNFDTSVNIPITSEVCSATKLSCAEIAVSSDAVLG; this is encoded by the exons ATGTTTGCTGAAATATTCGGACTTTCTCTTCTATG GGTATTGGCCCTGAATCTTTTTGCGGAAAGCCTGAAGTATGCGTCTGCTACATTCGTAACGGCCATGCTAAATTCGGTTTCGGCTATGACGTTCATATGTGCTGTATGTCTTAG GTTGGAGACGGTTGCCCTGTTTAATCCCAGAGGGCTAGCAAAGGTTACAGGGACAGTCGTTTCTCTTGTTGGCGTCATGATTATGGCGTTTTACAAGGGATTGACTGTACCAAATATTTGCCATCCGCTGCTCCACATTCAGCGGAGTTCAGCTGTAACACAAAATGGCCTGAAGGGTTTTCTTTTAACAATTCTTAGCTGTCTGGTTCTGACCCTTTTTTACATCCTGCAG AGCTTCAGTCAGCAATGGTATGCTGCCCGGCTGTCACTAACCGCCTGGATAAGTGTGGTTGGTGCAGCTCAGACAGCCTTTTTTGCGGCCCTCGCCGTTCGTGAAGCGGGAGCGTGGAAAATGGGTTGGGGCATCAAATTATGGACGGAAGTATATGGGGGTGTTGTTGGTTCAGGTTTAATCATCTATGCCCAACTGTTTTGCAACAAAGCCAAAGGGCCCGTGTTCGTCACAATGTTCAACCCGCTTTCAACAATCCTCGTAGCTATCATATCGTTCTTCATCCTTGGTGAAAAACTATACGTTGGCAG GATAATAGGGGCAGTGGTGGTCATTTTAGGAATGTACCTCTTCCTTTGGGGTATAGAGGAAAAGCCTAGAAGTGACGGCAACAATGATGAAGAGCCTATTCCTGTTTCCACGAATATTGAGGTTCCTGGGGTTGTATTCTCCACTGAAGCTGTAGCTAATGGTGCTAATCCTTCTGATGTGATGGTGGATGTTCCAAATGAATTGGTTGCTGCTAACCCTCCTGTCCCTACGGAGGTGACTCCCCCTGCTATTGATTTAAATATTGGTATTCCTGGAGAGGGGCAGGCTCACCCTGGGTTGGGAGGCTTCATTGTGGAGGGAGACCCTTACTCCATGTATACCAATCATGAGGGCTTGCCTGTTAGGTCTGATCGTGATACCCATATACAAGAGGCAATCCTTAATAGGATTGAAAGTGACTTTAATCTGGCCAGGTTAGATGGTGATAGGGTTTCTGAGAATGGTTCAACGAATGGGATGGTTGAGGAAACTAACATTATTCTGGACTTGAACTTGCATGTTGAAGTGGGTGATAATCTTAATGTAGCCGTGAATGTTCAGAACTTCTCTTCCAACTTTGATACCTCAGTGAATATTCCTATTACTTCTGAAGTCTGTTCTGCTACCAAACTATCTTGTGCTGAGATTGCCGTTTCTTCTGATGCTGTTCTTGGTTAG